One Triticum dicoccoides isolate Atlit2015 ecotype Zavitan chromosome 3B, WEW_v2.0, whole genome shotgun sequence genomic window, TGGTAGCTACCTAGCTAGTATTGAAGAGAGTGTTGTGTGTTTATGCAATAATAATACATATGCTATTGGTTTACCAAATAGTTTAGGCGCCTTTACTTGACTTGCAGGATGGGAGAACCATAGACTTTGTACTAATAAATGAGCTACGAGTAGATCGGAGCTATTGTGTTCTCTGTTGGCATTTAGAATGTTGTTGTGTTGTTATGGATGCTGATCTCCCTGACCATGAAGCATTCGGGTGAATAAATAAAGCCTTGCATAAATATCTTGCTTCTATAAGATTCTGTGTTCGTGTGGCTTTTGTTTGCCATATTTCTCCAAGTAATGAGAACTACCAATAAGGAGTTCCGTTTTCTTGTGTGCTCATTCGCCGACTCCATAAAACATTTGTTATTTTGATTCAGAGTATATCAAGCAGTATCGGAGATGGAGCCAAATGGGTGGTCAACAAAATCAAAGGTAAGGTACCCTTCCCTAGCTTTGCTCAACCTAGTTCAAAAGGCACAGCACGCATGATTTCATCTCTCCCGGAAATGATAGAGCGCGCACATTCAGGACGGCGTGACGCTCTTTATTCTCTGTCTAGTGCAATATGCATAAACACTTGCATCTTAACAACGCGGTTGTTCTGCATTTCTTGTGGTAATCTTAATTCAAAAAGGAGGTGATCATGTTATGAataatgtttgtcatgtttacttaTACATACAACACCAATACCTACACTTATAACTACTTAAGGGATCATTAATTTGTTTACCGGTCTGTGTCGCCGTGCGAGCAAGAAAGTAACCATTTTGGTTTCAGGGAAAATGCAGAAACCATTGCCTGAACTCCTAAAGGAATACGACCTTCCAATGGGCCTCTTCCCACAAGACGCATCCATTTACGAGATCAACGAGGAGACAAAGAAGCTCACGGTGCGCATCGCGTCAGCGTGCGAGGTTGGCTACAAGGATTCACTGGTGCTCCGGTTCTTCACCTGCGTGACCGGCAAACTCGACAAGGGGAAACTTTCGGGGGTGGAGGGCATCAAGACCAAGATCCTCATCTGGATCAAGGTGACCGCCATCAGGACGGAAGCCTCCAAGGTGCATTTTTGCGCCGGCTTGAACAAGACCCGGAATCGCGACTCCTACGAGGTCGTCAGGGACGGTGTTTCCATAGACAAGTTCTAGATTAATTTTAGAGCAACTCTGTGTGGAAAGCTTGTAACACTGTGATGATGTTCGTCTTTCATGTGCGTAAGAGAAAACAAATTTGCAACTTAAGCAGCACATCGATCGAGTTAACAAAAATAATAATGCTACACCTATGAAAGTTATTCTACGTGAACCGGCGAAATATGATTGATTCCGACAGAGATTAAACACGATCACCGGGTCATGTATGATGATTATTTCAAGGCACACATCTGCCTGGGTTTGAAGGCATAGTTTTTTTGAACCGTTGAAGGCATAGTTGATACGAAAGTGTTGTGCACACGAGAACAATTGTACTACTATTCAAAAATTACTAGGGATACTTTCTCTCTTTTTACCCTGTTTCACCAATCCTTCATCGTCTCCTTCTTTTCATCCTTGTTCATTTTCGTCTTCCTTGGGACCAATTCTGTCAAGGTTCATACATATCCAGAACATCATGGATCTGGATTCATATGTTGTGGGTGTCAAGGTACACCATTGTTGGCTTGGTTACTCCATTATAGGTTGTGAGAGTGACAACGTTTTCTCTGAAATTCTAAGGCCCATCCTGCATTACATGCTCTCGATCTCCAAGCAAAAAAACTGCAAAAGTGTAGAAGTTGTCTTCCACAGGGTGAAACTTACATAGTGCAAGATACCATGTTGCCCGCATGTTTTTGTGACACCAAAATTGACTGTAGAGCTTGTTTATGTGCACCCGTTCCACTGCCATCCATCTAGTGGCCTCCGGCGGTGCCTCtttttcatcaaaaacggagtcgtCAAGGCCCTCTTCACGGAGCCCTAACTCGGCCATCATCTCTCCACTTCCGACGCGGAGTTAGACCAGATGTCTCAGCTGTTGTCAACCCCATAGCTGCAAAGCTTGAACCCTAGCCCGAGAAAAACTAGATCAGGCCTTTGAGATGGACCCTAACTCTCTTCTCGCCCCCAGAGAATTGATCAAGGCAGGGTAGTGATGCAAGAATCACCCCTGAGTCAGCCCGGATCAATTGAAGAGGAGGGATAGGAGGAGGGAAGGTGAAACACTCAACGGCGGTGAAAAAAATCACCTCTCAAGAAGGAAACCCTAGTTAGAGGGAAAATCAAAAATCACCTCTCAATAAGGAAGCCTAGTTAGAGGGAAATCAAGGCATGTGTGTGCGCCATGCAATTGTCCGTGGAGTTAGGCCTCGGTCTGTCTATGACTCTATGGACCCATAATAGTGGAGTTAAGGCCTCGGTCTGTCTATGGAGTATGGACCCATGACACAGGAAGCCACGGGTTTAGTCAAGAGAAGCCTACAAGGTTTAGTGTGTGCGTGTTCGGCAAAGAGTAGCCCATATATCTCAGCAAAGGTTGCGGTACCGAGCTATGCATGAGGAGGCTTCGTGTGCCTCAAGTTCTACTTTTTGATGTTTTGAACTCGGATGTAACCAAGTATGATTAAATAAAGCTATGATTAAATAAGGGATAAGTAATATTTTCTGTCCCTCAATTCTTCCAAAAGTTTAGAAATGGTCCCTCAACTTTAAAACCAATAAAACTTAGTCCCTTAATTTGTCAAACCGGATAACTTTAGTCCCTCTTATCGCTTTCGGTAGTTTTCGTCCGACGTGGACATGGTTTTAAGCAAATCTTGACATGTCACCCAGGTTTGACCGCCACGTCACCATCCACATCACATAAGTGACCCCAATCCCGGCACCCAGAACCCGTACACGGTCCCACTTCAAGTTCACGCGTAGGTTGTTGCACGCCAGCTCTGGTGCCGCCGCTGCGTACCCCGTGTCGCCGCCGTGCCGCAGGGCAACTACCACCATACGGCTGCTGCTCCTGCCTGTGCTTCTGGAGCAGCCGCGCCAGCCCGAATTTGGGGATCAGTTGGTTGCACAGCGTATCCACTATCCAGCCTGATATGTTGTTCGGCGTCGAGTTTTAGCTAGTGGATTACCAGCGGCCGGAACAATTGGTGCAGGTACACACTAGCCCCTTGCCGTGCTGGTCACTATCCAGAACACTCTACCAACGTTAGCACCAGGAACAACGCACGCCATCGCCGTCCTTGCCATGGAGGCGTCAGGCGTCGCGCCTTGCCGAACACGCCGCGCGCAGGCAGCCTAGGTGCATCAAGTGGTGCAGCATGCGCATAGCATCATTCTTGTCGCCGTCACAAAACTGACCCAACAAACTATTCAAATCCTTTTTCTCCTCTTTCCACCCGCGTTGCCGCTGCCAAAATTCTCCACACCGCTGCCTTGAGCTGGAGGCTAGTCCACACGGCTCAGGTCGTTGCCTCATCTTTTGTAAACCGACGGATCATGGTGCAGGAGTAGCTACAAGCAATCGCCATGGCAGCTTAGGCTACACATTCGACGCACTGCTGCAAACAGGTGCCCTGGGCACAGCGTCACCTTGCAACTAGGAGCATGGTCACCGCTCCAGGACACGACCGACGTAGCGACAACATGGTGGAGCACGTTCTCGATGCACTCGGCGATGGGCAAGTTTGTGGGGTCAAGTGCATGGACGGTGTCAAGATTTGCTTAAaactgtagaagtgcatgctctagtcaATGCAACCAAAAAACCGATCTAATGAAAAAGACTAGGCAACACATTATACATTAACACTCCTCCTCATGTGTGGCTTcctcaggcctaaacgtggaccgaaaATGGGTTGCAATTTAATTGCGTCAgacgggtcttgaactcaagacctcttggctccgataccatgtaCATGTAAAAATTCatactctagccaatgcaaccaaaagaccaatCTGATGAAAGAGACTCGGCAGCACATTATACATCAACACTctccctcacgtgtggctccctcggGCCTAAATGTGGACcaaaagtgggctgcaatttaattacATCAGCCGGGTCTTAAACTCAACACCTCTTGGCTCCGATATCATGtaaaagtgcatgctctagccaatgcaaccaaaagaccggtctgatggaagagactagccgCACATTATACATCAACACAAAAATCATGTCCACATCGAACGAAAACCACCCAAAGCGGTATCGAGGGGCTAAAGTTATCCGGTTTGACAAGTTAAGGGACTAAATTTTGCTGGTTTTGAAGTTGAA contains:
- the LOC119281286 gene encoding uncharacterized protein At5g01610-like; amino-acid sequence: MDLIMGKVGGYLFNQQTSKEMNNSISSSIGDGAKWVVNKIKGKMQKPLPELLKEYDLPMGLFPQDASIYEINEETKKLTVRIASACEVGYKDSLVLRFFTCVTGKLDKGKLSGVEGIKTKILIWIKVTAIRTEASKVHFCAGLNKTRNRDSYEVVRDGVSIDKF